One Stigmatopora argus isolate UIUO_Sarg chromosome 12, RoL_Sarg_1.0, whole genome shotgun sequence genomic window carries:
- the LOC144085432 gene encoding UAP56-interacting factor-like isoform X4 produces the protein MNKRHLKTTPLRDKMDMSLVSCRKRHRIRAHHLDFGQTSRPQRTPSTTRGNMKSRSGNTKSVPGGVFRGGGAAKLRTRRGRGLGGAGAGPAAPKNLVRRAARKGGPQAFLGRRPLGRNAPEVPKTGRAVKSPFPRQRRRLPPARHTDARQATFLRRRGLKVASVLSEQPIPAADWLLLQFRWRTWTNNTGLLTVSIDNPAAMTQPEPPRAWTLHPPTPQVTREEPAEKTRRPKGVPLRFQIKRVGKAISPKKQTSLSLNERFGILKARRAPRSQGGRLVLVD, from the exons TCTCGTGTCGGAAACGGCACCGTATTAGGGCTCACCACTTGGATTTTGGACAGA CGAGCCGCCCGCAAAGGACACCTTCGACAACTCGGGGAAACATGAAAAGCCGGTCCGGAAACACAAAAA GCGTTCCAGGCGGCGTGTTCCGAGGGGGCGGAGCGGCTAAATTGAGAACGCGGCGAGGCCGGGGCCTcggcggcgccggcgccggTCCGGCGGCCCCGAAGAATCTCGTCAGACGAGCCGCTCGG aaaGGCGGGCCCCAGGCCTTCCTTGGACGCCGTCCACTCGGCAGAAACGCTCCCGAAGTCCCGAAGACGGGAAGGGCCGTCAAAAGCCCGTTTCCACGGCAACGGCG ACGTCTTCCTCCTGCGCGTCACACGGACGCTCGCCAAGCCACGTTCCTTCGTCGGCGAGGACTCAAGGTAGCCAGCGTTCTAAGCGAGCAGCCAATCCCAGCGGCTGACTGGCTCTTGCTTCAATTCAG ATGGCGCACTTGGACGAATAACACTGGACTGctcaccgtctccatagacaacCCCGCCGCCATGACTCAACCCGA ACCTCCTCGGGCTTGGACTCTGCACCCCCCCACGCCCCAAGTGACCCGGGAGGAGCCGGCGGAGAAGACACGGCGGCCCAAAGGAGTGCCCCTCCGATTTCAGATCAAGCGTGTTGGAAAAGCGATAAGCCCAAAA aagcAAACGTCACTGAGCTTGAACGAGAGATTCGGCATTCTGAAGGCCCGACGCGCTCCAAGAAGTCAAGGCGGCAGATTGGTGCTGGTGGACTGA
- the LOC144085432 gene encoding UAP56-interacting factor-like isoform X5: MNKRHLKTTPLRDKMDMSLVSCRKRHRIRAHHLDFGQTSRPQRTPSTTRGNMKSRSGNTKSGVFRGGGAAKLRTRRGRGLGGAGAGPAAPKNLVRRAARKGGPQAFLGRRPLGRNAPEVPKTGRAVKSPFPRQRRRLPPARHTDARQATFLRRRGLKVASVLSEQPIPAADWLLLQFRWRTWTNNTGLLTVSIDNPAAMTQPEPPRAWTLHPPTPQVTREEPAEKTRRPKGVPLRFQIKRVGKAISPKKQTSLSLNERFGILKARRAPRSQGGRLVLVD, encoded by the exons TCTCGTGTCGGAAACGGCACCGTATTAGGGCTCACCACTTGGATTTTGGACAGA CGAGCCGCCCGCAAAGGACACCTTCGACAACTCGGGGAAACATGAAAAGCCGGTCCGGAAACACAAAAA GCGGCGTGTTCCGAGGGGGCGGAGCGGCTAAATTGAGAACGCGGCGAGGCCGGGGCCTcggcggcgccggcgccggTCCGGCGGCCCCGAAGAATCTCGTCAGACGAGCCGCTCGG aaaGGCGGGCCCCAGGCCTTCCTTGGACGCCGTCCACTCGGCAGAAACGCTCCCGAAGTCCCGAAGACGGGAAGGGCCGTCAAAAGCCCGTTTCCACGGCAACGGCG ACGTCTTCCTCCTGCGCGTCACACGGACGCTCGCCAAGCCACGTTCCTTCGTCGGCGAGGACTCAAGGTAGCCAGCGTTCTAAGCGAGCAGCCAATCCCAGCGGCTGACTGGCTCTTGCTTCAATTCAG ATGGCGCACTTGGACGAATAACACTGGACTGctcaccgtctccatagacaacCCCGCCGCCATGACTCAACCCGA ACCTCCTCGGGCTTGGACTCTGCACCCCCCCACGCCCCAAGTGACCCGGGAGGAGCCGGCGGAGAAGACACGGCGGCCCAAAGGAGTGCCCCTCCGATTTCAGATCAAGCGTGTTGGAAAAGCGATAAGCCCAAAA aagcAAACGTCACTGAGCTTGAACGAGAGATTCGGCATTCTGAAGGCCCGACGCGCTCCAAGAAGTCAAGGCGGCAGATTGGTGCTGGTGGACTGA
- the LOC144085432 gene encoding UAP56-interacting factor-like isoform X1 — protein MNKRHLKTTPLRDKMDMSLDDIIRLKRKEQHWKRKPAKTDPASRPQRTPSTTRGNMKSRSGNTKSVPGGVFRGGGAAKLRTRRGRGLGGAGAGPAAPKNLVRRAARKGGPQAFLGRRPLGRNAPEVPKTGRAVKSPFPRQRRRLPPARHTDARQATFLRRRGLKVASVLSEQPIPAADWLLLQFRWRTWTNNTGLLTVSIDNPAAMTQPEPPRAWTLHPPTPQVTREEPAEKTRRPKGVPLRFQIKRVGKAISPKKQTSLSLNERFGILKARRAPRSQGGRLVLVD, from the exons ACGACATCATTCGCTTGAAAAGGAAAGAGCAACATTGGAAGAGGAAGCCAGCCAAGACCGATCCGGCGAGCCGCCCGCAAAGGACACCTTCGACAACTCGGGGAAACATGAAAAGCCGGTCCGGAAACACAAAAA GCGTTCCAGGCGGCGTGTTCCGAGGGGGCGGAGCGGCTAAATTGAGAACGCGGCGAGGCCGGGGCCTcggcggcgccggcgccggTCCGGCGGCCCCGAAGAATCTCGTCAGACGAGCCGCTCGG aaaGGCGGGCCCCAGGCCTTCCTTGGACGCCGTCCACTCGGCAGAAACGCTCCCGAAGTCCCGAAGACGGGAAGGGCCGTCAAAAGCCCGTTTCCACGGCAACGGCG ACGTCTTCCTCCTGCGCGTCACACGGACGCTCGCCAAGCCACGTTCCTTCGTCGGCGAGGACTCAAGGTAGCCAGCGTTCTAAGCGAGCAGCCAATCCCAGCGGCTGACTGGCTCTTGCTTCAATTCAG ATGGCGCACTTGGACGAATAACACTGGACTGctcaccgtctccatagacaacCCCGCCGCCATGACTCAACCCGA ACCTCCTCGGGCTTGGACTCTGCACCCCCCCACGCCCCAAGTGACCCGGGAGGAGCCGGCGGAGAAGACACGGCGGCCCAAAGGAGTGCCCCTCCGATTTCAGATCAAGCGTGTTGGAAAAGCGATAAGCCCAAAA aagcAAACGTCACTGAGCTTGAACGAGAGATTCGGCATTCTGAAGGCCCGACGCGCTCCAAGAAGTCAAGGCGGCAGATTGGTGCTGGTGGACTGA
- the LOC144085432 gene encoding UAP56-interacting factor-like isoform X2: protein MNKRHLKTTPLRDKMDMSLDDIIRLKRKEQHWKRKPAKTDPASRPQRTPSTTRGNMKSRSGNTKSVPGGVFRGGGAAKLRTRRGRGLGGAGAGPAAPKNLVRRAARKGGPQAFLGRRPLGRNAPEVPKTGRAVKSPFPRQRRRLPPARHTDARQATFLRRRGLKVQALVRKPNPPRALPVGTRPWRTWTNNTGLLTVSIDNPAAMTQPEPPRAWTLHPPTPQVTREEPAEKTRRPKGVPLRFQIKRVGKAISPKKQTSLSLNERFGILKARRAPRSQGGRLVLVD from the exons ACGACATCATTCGCTTGAAAAGGAAAGAGCAACATTGGAAGAGGAAGCCAGCCAAGACCGATCCGGCGAGCCGCCCGCAAAGGACACCTTCGACAACTCGGGGAAACATGAAAAGCCGGTCCGGAAACACAAAAA GCGTTCCAGGCGGCGTGTTCCGAGGGGGCGGAGCGGCTAAATTGAGAACGCGGCGAGGCCGGGGCCTcggcggcgccggcgccggTCCGGCGGCCCCGAAGAATCTCGTCAGACGAGCCGCTCGG aaaGGCGGGCCCCAGGCCTTCCTTGGACGCCGTCCACTCGGCAGAAACGCTCCCGAAGTCCCGAAGACGGGAAGGGCCGTCAAAAGCCCGTTTCCACGGCAACGGCG ACGTCTTCCTCCTGCGCGTCACACGGACGCTCGCCAAGCCACGTTCCTTCGTCGGCGAGGACTCAAG GTGCAAGCGCTGGTGCGGAAACCAAATCCTCCTCGCGCGCTTCCCGTTGGAACCCGTCC ATGGCGCACTTGGACGAATAACACTGGACTGctcaccgtctccatagacaacCCCGCCGCCATGACTCAACCCGA ACCTCCTCGGGCTTGGACTCTGCACCCCCCCACGCCCCAAGTGACCCGGGAGGAGCCGGCGGAGAAGACACGGCGGCCCAAAGGAGTGCCCCTCCGATTTCAGATCAAGCGTGTTGGAAAAGCGATAAGCCCAAAA aagcAAACGTCACTGAGCTTGAACGAGAGATTCGGCATTCTGAAGGCCCGACGCGCTCCAAGAAGTCAAGGCGGCAGATTGGTGCTGGTGGACTGA
- the LOC144085432 gene encoding UAP56-interacting factor-like isoform X3: protein MNKRHLKTTPLRDKMDMSLDDIIRLKRKEQHWKRKPAKTDPASRPQRTPSTTRGNMKSRSGNTKSGVFRGGGAAKLRTRRGRGLGGAGAGPAAPKNLVRRAARKGGPQAFLGRRPLGRNAPEVPKTGRAVKSPFPRQRRRLPPARHTDARQATFLRRRGLKVASVLSEQPIPAADWLLLQFRWRTWTNNTGLLTVSIDNPAAMTQPEPPRAWTLHPPTPQVTREEPAEKTRRPKGVPLRFQIKRVGKAISPKKQTSLSLNERFGILKARRAPRSQGGRLVLVD from the exons ACGACATCATTCGCTTGAAAAGGAAAGAGCAACATTGGAAGAGGAAGCCAGCCAAGACCGATCCGGCGAGCCGCCCGCAAAGGACACCTTCGACAACTCGGGGAAACATGAAAAGCCGGTCCGGAAACACAAAAA GCGGCGTGTTCCGAGGGGGCGGAGCGGCTAAATTGAGAACGCGGCGAGGCCGGGGCCTcggcggcgccggcgccggTCCGGCGGCCCCGAAGAATCTCGTCAGACGAGCCGCTCGG aaaGGCGGGCCCCAGGCCTTCCTTGGACGCCGTCCACTCGGCAGAAACGCTCCCGAAGTCCCGAAGACGGGAAGGGCCGTCAAAAGCCCGTTTCCACGGCAACGGCG ACGTCTTCCTCCTGCGCGTCACACGGACGCTCGCCAAGCCACGTTCCTTCGTCGGCGAGGACTCAAGGTAGCCAGCGTTCTAAGCGAGCAGCCAATCCCAGCGGCTGACTGGCTCTTGCTTCAATTCAG ATGGCGCACTTGGACGAATAACACTGGACTGctcaccgtctccatagacaacCCCGCCGCCATGACTCAACCCGA ACCTCCTCGGGCTTGGACTCTGCACCCCCCCACGCCCCAAGTGACCCGGGAGGAGCCGGCGGAGAAGACACGGCGGCCCAAAGGAGTGCCCCTCCGATTTCAGATCAAGCGTGTTGGAAAAGCGATAAGCCCAAAA aagcAAACGTCACTGAGCTTGAACGAGAGATTCGGCATTCTGAAGGCCCGACGCGCTCCAAGAAGTCAAGGCGGCAGATTGGTGCTGGTGGACTGA
- the LOC144085432 gene encoding UAP56-interacting factor-like isoform X7 — MKSRSGNTKSGVFRGGGAAKLRTRRGRGLGGAGAGPAAPKNLVRRAARKGGPQAFLGRRPLGRNAPEVPKTGRAVKSPFPRQRRRLPPARHTDARQATFLRRRGLKVASVLSEQPIPAADWLLLQFRWRTWTNNTGLLTVSIDNPAAMTQPEPPRAWTLHPPTPQVTREEPAEKTRRPKGVPLRFQIKRVGKAISPKKQTSLSLNERFGILKARRAPRSQGGRLVLVD, encoded by the exons ATGAAAAGCCGGTCCGGAAACACAAAAA GCGGCGTGTTCCGAGGGGGCGGAGCGGCTAAATTGAGAACGCGGCGAGGCCGGGGCCTcggcggcgccggcgccggTCCGGCGGCCCCGAAGAATCTCGTCAGACGAGCCGCTCGG aaaGGCGGGCCCCAGGCCTTCCTTGGACGCCGTCCACTCGGCAGAAACGCTCCCGAAGTCCCGAAGACGGGAAGGGCCGTCAAAAGCCCGTTTCCACGGCAACGGCG ACGTCTTCCTCCTGCGCGTCACACGGACGCTCGCCAAGCCACGTTCCTTCGTCGGCGAGGACTCAAGGTAGCCAGCGTTCTAAGCGAGCAGCCAATCCCAGCGGCTGACTGGCTCTTGCTTCAATTCAG ATGGCGCACTTGGACGAATAACACTGGACTGctcaccgtctccatagacaacCCCGCCGCCATGACTCAACCCGA ACCTCCTCGGGCTTGGACTCTGCACCCCCCCACGCCCCAAGTGACCCGGGAGGAGCCGGCGGAGAAGACACGGCGGCCCAAAGGAGTGCCCCTCCGATTTCAGATCAAGCGTGTTGGAAAAGCGATAAGCCCAAAA aagcAAACGTCACTGAGCTTGAACGAGAGATTCGGCATTCTGAAGGCCCGACGCGCTCCAAGAAGTCAAGGCGGCAGATTGGTGCTGGTGGACTGA
- the LOC144085432 gene encoding UAP56-interacting factor-like isoform X6 encodes MKSRSGNTKSVPGGVFRGGGAAKLRTRRGRGLGGAGAGPAAPKNLVRRAARKGGPQAFLGRRPLGRNAPEVPKTGRAVKSPFPRQRRRLPPARHTDARQATFLRRRGLKVASVLSEQPIPAADWLLLQFRWRTWTNNTGLLTVSIDNPAAMTQPEPPRAWTLHPPTPQVTREEPAEKTRRPKGVPLRFQIKRVGKAISPKKQTSLSLNERFGILKARRAPRSQGGRLVLVD; translated from the exons ATGAAAAGCCGGTCCGGAAACACAAAAA GCGTTCCAGGCGGCGTGTTCCGAGGGGGCGGAGCGGCTAAATTGAGAACGCGGCGAGGCCGGGGCCTcggcggcgccggcgccggTCCGGCGGCCCCGAAGAATCTCGTCAGACGAGCCGCTCGG aaaGGCGGGCCCCAGGCCTTCCTTGGACGCCGTCCACTCGGCAGAAACGCTCCCGAAGTCCCGAAGACGGGAAGGGCCGTCAAAAGCCCGTTTCCACGGCAACGGCG ACGTCTTCCTCCTGCGCGTCACACGGACGCTCGCCAAGCCACGTTCCTTCGTCGGCGAGGACTCAAGGTAGCCAGCGTTCTAAGCGAGCAGCCAATCCCAGCGGCTGACTGGCTCTTGCTTCAATTCAG ATGGCGCACTTGGACGAATAACACTGGACTGctcaccgtctccatagacaacCCCGCCGCCATGACTCAACCCGA ACCTCCTCGGGCTTGGACTCTGCACCCCCCCACGCCCCAAGTGACCCGGGAGGAGCCGGCGGAGAAGACACGGCGGCCCAAAGGAGTGCCCCTCCGATTTCAGATCAAGCGTGTTGGAAAAGCGATAAGCCCAAAA aagcAAACGTCACTGAGCTTGAACGAGAGATTCGGCATTCTGAAGGCCCGACGCGCTCCAAGAAGTCAAGGCGGCAGATTGGTGCTGGTGGACTGA
- the LOC144085430 gene encoding TSC22 domain family protein 2-like isoform X1, producing the protein MSKMPAKKKSCFQITSVTQAQVAAVGAADDTESLEDPDESRAAEDAAEEIHRESRAEHEPASDGGSSGELADVAAAAVAAAERSPHFSVLSVTPLGDFRNAAASPVVPQAAPQTPAANAPQAATAPGSGPPAATPATCTSRFRVIKLDHGTGEPFRRGRWMCAEYYEKESEGANRTAVGAAPEGDGGSAAETQSPADTSARQNSAARQQVPGQPQGVGNGLPHVSPVSPPSAPVPRLPAGQQPGGQNQSEYYPPPTGRATSPAPVPQTTATGSVAASVMAGGFPPGQYAAQLQSQGLHPALPAVQNAVVSPAAPRLQTAAASTAHGLPTAGIGQTEGGGVGKSDGAAARPLLPESLQLATPTVNSLFGIHIPVDGDEDRNPSKAFYQAFQSGARLKAHADSASGANIVAIDNKIEQAMDLVKSHLMYAVREEVEVLKEHIKELFERNSVLERENAVLKSLANSEQLSQLPAGPPNPQTPAQQQQQQQQPPPPPQQQQPPPPPSTQTPGQQQPPPAQPPPPSQPLPPPPQAPPPQTPPQPDDSQQQANVTSV; encoded by the exons ATGTCCAAAATGCCGGCCAAGAAGAAGAGCTGTTTCCAGATCACCAGCGTGACTCAGGCCCAGGTGGCCGCCGTCGGGGCGGCCGACGACACGGAGAGCCTGGAGGACCCGGACGAGTCCCGCGCCGCCGAGGACGCCGCCGAGGAAATCCACCGCGAGTCGCGGGCCGAGCACGAGCCCGCGTCCGACGGGGGTTCGTCCGGAGAGCTGGCcgacgtggcggcggcggcggtggcggcggcagaGCGCTCGCCTCACTTCTCCGTGCTCTCCGTCACTCCTTTGGGAGACTTCCGGAACGCGGCCGCCTCGCCCGTCGTCCCGCAGGCCGCGCCCCAAACGCCGGCGGCAAACGCGCCCCAAGCGGCGACCGCGCCCGGTTCGGGCCCTCCCGCCGCCACGCCGGCGACTTGCACCTCGCGTTTCCGGGTCATCAAACTGGACCACGGTACCGGAGAACCCTTCCGAAGAGGCCGTTGGATGTGCGCCGAATACTACGAGAAAGAGTCGGAGGGCGCCAACAGGACGGCCGTCGGCGCGGCGCCGGAGGGAGACGGCGGCTCGGCCGCGGAGACGCAATCCCCGGCGGACACGTCGGCGCGGCAGAACTCGGCGGCCCGCCAGCAAGTCCCGGGCCAGCCTCAGGGCGTCGGCAACGGATTACCTCACGTGTCCCCCGTCTCGCCTCCGTCGGCGCCGGTTCCCCGACTTCCCGCCGGACAGCAACCCGGTGGCCAGAACCAGAGCGAGTATTACCCACCGCCGACGGGGCGGGCCACCTCCCCCGCCCCCGTCCCTCAGACGACGGCGACCGGGAGCGTGGCCGCCTCCGTGATGGCGGGCGGATTTCCCCCCGGTCAGTACGCCGCTCAGCTCCAAAGCCAAGGCCTCCACCCGGCGCTCCCCGCCGTACAAAACGCGGTCGTGTCGCCTGCGGCGCCACGGCTTCAAACGGCCGCGGCGTCGACCGCTCACGGGCTCCCGACGGCCGGAATCGGACAGACGGAGGGAGGCGGCGTTGGGAAATCCGACGGGGCGGCGGCCAGGCCCCTCCTGCCCGAAAGCCTGCAGCTGGCCACGCCCACCGTCAACAGCCTGTTCGGAATCCACATACCCGTCGACGGGGACGAGGACAG GAACCCCTCCAAGGCCTTCTACCAGGCCTTCCAGTCTGGCGCCAGATTAAAGGCCCACGCCGATAG TGCCTCTGGAGCCAATATTGTTGCCATTGATAATAAAATCGAACAGGCCATG GacctggtgaaaagccatttgatGTACGCCGTGCGCGAGGAGGTGGAGGTCTTGAAGGAGCATATCAAAGAGCTTTTTGAGAGGAACTCTGTGCTGGAGCGCGAGAACGCCGTCTTGAAGTCTCTGGCCAACAGCGAGCAGCTCTCGCAGCTTCCCGCCGGCCCCCCTAACCCTCAAACGCcagcccaacaacaacaacaacaacaacaaccaccaccacctccgcagcagcagcagccgccgccgccgccgtcgactCAAACGCCAGGCCAACAGCAGCCTCCGCCAGCCCAACCACCGCCGCCGTCGCAACCCCTGCCACCGCCCCCGCAGGCCCCGCCCCCGCAGACTCCCCCTCAGCCCGACGACAGCCAACAGCAAGCCAACGTCACCTCGGTTTAA
- the LOC144085430 gene encoding TSC22 domain family protein 2-like isoform X2 has translation MSKMPAKKKSCFQITSVTQAQVAAVGAADDTESLEDPDESRAAEDAAEEIHRESRAEHEPASDGGSSGELADVAAAAVAAAERSPHFSVLSVTPLGDFRNAAASPVVPQAAPQTPAANAPQAATAPGSGPPAATPATCTSRFRVIKLDHGTGEPFRRGRWMCAEYYEKESEGANRTAVGAAPEGDGGSAAETQSPADTSARQNSAARQQVPGQPQGVGNGLPHVSPVSPPSAPVPRLPAGQQPGGQNQSEYYPPPTGRATSPAPVPQTTATGSVAASVMAGGFPPGQYAAQLQSQGLHPALPAVQNAVVSPAAPRLQTAAASTAHGLPTAGIGQTEGGGVGKSDGAAARPLLPESLQLATPTVNSLFGIHIPVDGDEDSASGANIVAIDNKIEQAMDLVKSHLMYAVREEVEVLKEHIKELFERNSVLERENAVLKSLANSEQLSQLPAGPPNPQTPAQQQQQQQQPPPPPQQQQPPPPPSTQTPGQQQPPPAQPPPPSQPLPPPPQAPPPQTPPQPDDSQQQANVTSV, from the exons ATGTCCAAAATGCCGGCCAAGAAGAAGAGCTGTTTCCAGATCACCAGCGTGACTCAGGCCCAGGTGGCCGCCGTCGGGGCGGCCGACGACACGGAGAGCCTGGAGGACCCGGACGAGTCCCGCGCCGCCGAGGACGCCGCCGAGGAAATCCACCGCGAGTCGCGGGCCGAGCACGAGCCCGCGTCCGACGGGGGTTCGTCCGGAGAGCTGGCcgacgtggcggcggcggcggtggcggcggcagaGCGCTCGCCTCACTTCTCCGTGCTCTCCGTCACTCCTTTGGGAGACTTCCGGAACGCGGCCGCCTCGCCCGTCGTCCCGCAGGCCGCGCCCCAAACGCCGGCGGCAAACGCGCCCCAAGCGGCGACCGCGCCCGGTTCGGGCCCTCCCGCCGCCACGCCGGCGACTTGCACCTCGCGTTTCCGGGTCATCAAACTGGACCACGGTACCGGAGAACCCTTCCGAAGAGGCCGTTGGATGTGCGCCGAATACTACGAGAAAGAGTCGGAGGGCGCCAACAGGACGGCCGTCGGCGCGGCGCCGGAGGGAGACGGCGGCTCGGCCGCGGAGACGCAATCCCCGGCGGACACGTCGGCGCGGCAGAACTCGGCGGCCCGCCAGCAAGTCCCGGGCCAGCCTCAGGGCGTCGGCAACGGATTACCTCACGTGTCCCCCGTCTCGCCTCCGTCGGCGCCGGTTCCCCGACTTCCCGCCGGACAGCAACCCGGTGGCCAGAACCAGAGCGAGTATTACCCACCGCCGACGGGGCGGGCCACCTCCCCCGCCCCCGTCCCTCAGACGACGGCGACCGGGAGCGTGGCCGCCTCCGTGATGGCGGGCGGATTTCCCCCCGGTCAGTACGCCGCTCAGCTCCAAAGCCAAGGCCTCCACCCGGCGCTCCCCGCCGTACAAAACGCGGTCGTGTCGCCTGCGGCGCCACGGCTTCAAACGGCCGCGGCGTCGACCGCTCACGGGCTCCCGACGGCCGGAATCGGACAGACGGAGGGAGGCGGCGTTGGGAAATCCGACGGGGCGGCGGCCAGGCCCCTCCTGCCCGAAAGCCTGCAGCTGGCCACGCCCACCGTCAACAGCCTGTTCGGAATCCACATACCCGTCGACGGGGACGAGGACAG TGCCTCTGGAGCCAATATTGTTGCCATTGATAATAAAATCGAACAGGCCATG GacctggtgaaaagccatttgatGTACGCCGTGCGCGAGGAGGTGGAGGTCTTGAAGGAGCATATCAAAGAGCTTTTTGAGAGGAACTCTGTGCTGGAGCGCGAGAACGCCGTCTTGAAGTCTCTGGCCAACAGCGAGCAGCTCTCGCAGCTTCCCGCCGGCCCCCCTAACCCTCAAACGCcagcccaacaacaacaacaacaacaacaaccaccaccacctccgcagcagcagcagccgccgccgccgccgtcgactCAAACGCCAGGCCAACAGCAGCCTCCGCCAGCCCAACCACCGCCGCCGTCGCAACCCCTGCCACCGCCCCCGCAGGCCCCGCCCCCGCAGACTCCCCCTCAGCCCGACGACAGCCAACAGCAAGCCAACGTCACCTCGGTTTAA
- the LOC144085782 gene encoding profilin-2-like isoform X1 produces MSWQSYVDNLMSDGSCQDAAIVGYVDSKYVWASHLGGIFANITPQEIEVLVGKDRETFYTCGLTLGSKKCSVLRDHLHDDSDWTMDIRTKSQGGEPTYNISVGGAAKVLVLVMGKEGVHGGGLNKKAFSMAKYLRDSGF; encoded by the exons ATGAGTTGGCAAAGCTACGTGGACAACCTGATGTCCGATGGCAGCTGTCAGGACGCCGCCATTGTTGGCTATGTGGACTCCAAATACGTTTGGGCATCGCACCTCGGAGGGATTTTCGCCAATATCACG cCCCAAGAAATTGAGGTGCTGGTGGGCAAGGACAGGGAGACCTTTTACACCTGTGGTCTCACTCTGGGCTCAAAGAAGTGCTCGGTGCTCAGAGACCACCTGCATGATGACAGCGACTGGACCATGGACATAAGGACAAAGAGCCAAGGCGGAGAACCCACGTACAACATTTCCGTGGGAGGAGCCGCAAAAG TTTTGGTTCTTGTAATGGGAAAAGAAGGGGTCCACGGAGGCGGATTGAATAAGAAGGCTTTCTCGATGGCAAAATACTTGAGGGATTCAGGCTTTTAA
- the LOC144085782 gene encoding profilin-2-like isoform X2, whose amino-acid sequence MSWQSYVDNLMSDGSCQDAAIVGYVDSKYVWASHLGGIFANITPQEIEVLVGKDRETFYTCGLTLGSKKCSVLRDHLHDDSDWTMDIRTKSQGGEPTYNISVGGAAKALVIVMGKMAVHGGTLNKKVHDMAEHLRKANY is encoded by the exons ATGAGTTGGCAAAGCTACGTGGACAACCTGATGTCCGATGGCAGCTGTCAGGACGCCGCCATTGTTGGCTATGTGGACTCCAAATACGTTTGGGCATCGCACCTCGGAGGGATTTTCGCCAATATCACG cCCCAAGAAATTGAGGTGCTGGTGGGCAAGGACAGGGAGACCTTTTACACCTGTGGTCTCACTCTGGGCTCAAAGAAGTGCTCGGTGCTCAGAGACCACCTGCATGATGACAGCGACTGGACCATGGACATAAGGACAAAGAGCCAAGGCGGAGAACCCACGTACAACATTTCCGTGGGAGGAGCCGCAAAAG CATTGGTTATAGTCATGGGAAAGATGGCGGTCCATGGTGGAACACTTAACAAGAAAGTACATGACATGGCGGAGCACCTGAGGAAGGCTAATTATTAA